Proteins from a genomic interval of Cuculus canorus isolate bCucCan1 chromosome 17, bCucCan1.pri, whole genome shotgun sequence:
- the EIF4ENIF1 gene encoding eukaryotic translation initiation factor 4E transporter isoform X5, protein MDKRGGATETENGDAFLELNRVTVKYPHRYTKEELLDIKERPYSKQRPSCLSEKYDSDGVWDPEKWHASLYPNSGRTSPVESFKKDLDSDRASLIRRIVDPRERVKEDDLDVVLSPQRRSFGGGCHVTAAVSSRRAGSPLEKENDGVRVIGGRRIGSGRIISSRNFDKDHRGGEKDLRDCRDARDRDRERDYKDKRFRREFGDSKRIFGERRRNDSYTEEEPEWFSAGPTSQSETIELTGFDDKILEEDHKGRKRTRRRTASLKEGIECNGGVAEEDEVQTVLVSETPADQEVPREAVLQEPAPGEFDFNEFFNLDKSVPGLASMIEDVLGEGSVSASRFSRWFSNPSRSGSRSSSLRSTPHEELERLAGLEQAILSPGQNSGNYFAPIPLEDHSENKVDILEMLQKAKVDLKPLLSSLSANKEKLRESTHSGVVLSVEEVEAGLKGLKVDQDGKIATPFMAEKMEEALNVAGSRQIKKDGDMTAFNKLVSSMKASGTLPSQPKVNQSLESHLMSPSEMPGQPLSKNILQELLGPPITRPASSNVLSGLIGGLEPTPSLLTQRAPSPPVPSVFPTRAASADYLCHRISSPIGFGQGSQQLLGDPFPGARKPMSPVAAQMSPLEIQQAAFEGLALPHDLAIQATNFYQHGFGKPQMDKSRDGYRNRPQRMTKSPAPGHRGNASPPAPAASITSMLSPSFTPTSVIRKMYESKEKSKEEPVSGKMKVGDGKDENQRPNEATDNLLSSSVENADQETLPTLGTKLPALQRSACSTPLAQANRCTKEQDYRPKSTGRKTPTMASPVPGGPFLRPVHQVPLVPHVPIVRPAHQLHPGLVQRMLAQGVHPQHLPLLQAGMLPPGVDLSHLQGISAPILGQPFYPLPTASHHILNPRSGTPLQLAMMQQQLQRSGTGAQGSPAGAQTTSQSVLSRTGLSHGHAQLDHRPSQRSGSPIGLAKWFGSDVLQQPLPSMPSKVISVDELEYRQ, encoded by the exons ATGGATAAAAGAGGAGGCgcaacagaaactgaaaatggtgatgctttcctggagctgaaCAGAGTTACAGTGAAATACCCACATCGCTACACAAAG GAGGAACTGCTGGATATTAAAGAGCGTCCCTACTCTAAGCAAAGACCTTcttgtctttctgaaaaatatgacAG tgATGGTGTCTGGGATCCAGAGAAGTGGCATGCATCTTTATATCCAAATTCAGGAAGAACTTCACCAgtggaaagctttaaaaaagatttGGATTCAGATCGGGCTTCTCTCATACGTAGGATAGTGG ATCCAAGAGAGCGAGTGAAAGAAGATGACTTGGATGTAGTCTTAAGTCCACAAAGGCGAAGCTTTGGAGGTGGCTGTCATGTAACTGCAGCTGTTAGCTCACGCCGAGCAGGGAGCCCATTGGAAAAGGAGAACGATGGTGTCCGTGTTATTGGTGGCCGTAGGATTGGCAGTGGAAGAATTATCTCTTCTCGTAACTTTGATAAAGACCACCGGGGTGGTGAAAAAGACCTACGTGATTGTAGAGATGCAAGAGACAGAGATCGTGAGAGGGACTACAAAGATAAACGCTTCAgg AGGGAGTTCGGTGACAGCAAACGTATCTTTGGGGAGCGACGAAGGAATGACTCTTACACTGAAGAGGAACCCGAGTGGTTCTCTGCTGGTCCCACAAGTCAGTCTGAGACCATTGAGCTCACAGGCTTTGATGATAAAATTCTGGAGGAAGATCACAAGGGGAGGAAACGTACAAGGCGACGCACAGCCTCACTGAAAGAAG ggaTAGAATGCAATGGTGGAGTGGCAGAGGAGGATGAAGTGCAAACTGTCCTTGTCAGCGAAACTCCAGCAGATCAAGAAGTTCCGAGGGAAGCAGTCTTACAAGAACCAGCTCCAGGAGAGTTTGACTTCAATGAGTTCTTTAACTTGGATAAAAGCGTTCCTGGTTTGGCTTCG ATGATCGAGGATGTCCTGGGGGAAGGCTCGGTGTCTGCCAGCAGGTTCAGCAGGTGGTTTTCTAATCCCAGTCGTTCTGGAAGTCGGTCAAGCAGCTTGAGATCTACGCCACATGAGGAACTGGAGAGGCTAGCAG gTCTAGAGCAAGCCATTCTCTCCCCTGGCCAGAACTCTGGAAACTACTTTGCTCCCATTCCATTGGAAGACCACTCTGAAAACAAAGTGGACATCCTAGAAATGCTACAGAAAGCCAAAGTGGACTTAAAACCTCTTCTCTCAAGTCTTTCAGCCAACAAGGAAAAGCTTAGAGAGAGCA CTCATTCAGGAGTTGTACTTTCAGTGGAAGAAGTTGAAGCTGGACTAAAAGGCCTGAAAGTGGATCAAGATGGAAAAATTGCTACTCCATTTATGGCTGAGAAAATGGAGGAAGCATTGAATGTTGCTGGCTCCAGACAGATCAAGAAAGATGGAGATATGACTGCATTTAACAAACTAGTCAGCAGCATGAAGGCAAGTGGGACGCTGCCTTCACAACCCAAAGTCAAT caGAGCCTTGAGAGCCACTTAATGTCACCTTCAGAGATGCCAGGCCAGCCTCTATCAAAGAATATTCTGCAG GAACTTCTTGGTCCACCCATTACCAGACCTGCTTCATCAAATGTTCTGAGTGGCCTGATAGGTGGTTTGGAACCTACACCCTCGTTGCTGACACAGAGAGCACCTTCGCCCCCAGTTCCATCAGTGTTCCCAACTCGAGCTGCTTCTGCAGATTACCTGTGCCACAGAATATCTTCACCGATTG GTTTCGGACAAGGTTCTCAGCAGTTGCTTGGTGATCCGTTTCCGGGCGCAAGGAAGCCCATGAGTCCAGTTGCTGCACAG ATGAGCCCCTTGGAAATACAGCAAGCAGCGTTTGAAGGGCTGGCGTTGCCGCATGATTTGGCCATACAGGCAACAAACTTCTATCAACATGGCTTTGGGAAGCCACAGATGGACAAAAGCAGAGACGGCTACAGAAACAG GCCACAGCGCATGACGAAATCACCTGCACCAGGGCACAGAGGGAAtgcatctcctccagctcccgCAGCATCCATTACCAGCATG CTGTCTCCTTCCTTTACACCTACCTCGGTGATCCGCAAGATGTATGagagcaaggagaaaagcaaagaggaacCAGTTTCTGGGAAAATGAAAGTTGGCGATGGCAAAGATGAAAACCAGAGGCCAAATGAAG CTACAGATAACCTACTGTCTAGTTCTGTGGAGAATGCAGATCAAGAAACTTTGCCCACCTTAGGTACCAAACTACCTGCACTGCAACGCTCTGCATGTTCCACACCTCTTGCCCAAGCAAATCGTTGCACCAAAGAGCAAGACTACAGGCCCAAATCAACTGGTAGAAAGACTCCTACAATGGCTTCCCCAGTACCTGGAGGCCCTTTTCTTCGTCCTGTTCATCAAGTACCCCTTGTTCCCCATGTACCAATTGTACGACCTGCTCATCAACTGCATCCAGGACTAGTCCAGAGAATGCTGGCACAGGGGGTTCATCCGCAACACCTTCCTCTACTGCAAGCAG GTATGCTTCCTCCTGGAGTGGACCTTTCTCACTTGCAGGGAATATCTGCTCCCATCCTTGGGCAGCCTTTCTACCCACTACCAACAGCCAGCCATCACATCCTGAATCCACGCTCTGGGACACCTTTGCAGCTAGCGATGATGCAGCAGCAACTACAACGATCAG GCACTGGAGCACAGGGATCACCTGCTGGTGCGCAGACCACTTCTCAGAGCGTGCTGTCTAGGACTGGATTATCTCACGGGCACGCACAGCTTGACCATCGCCCCAGCCAGAGGAGTGGCTCTCCCATCGGCCTTGCAAAGTGGTTTGGTTCAGATGTCTTGCAGCAGCCTCTCCCTTCCATGCCATCCAAAGTTATCAGTGTGGATGAACTGGAATACCGGCAGTGA
- the EIF4ENIF1 gene encoding eukaryotic translation initiation factor 4E transporter isoform X3: protein MDKRGGATETENGDAFLELNRVTVKYPHRYTKEELLDIKERPYSKQRPSCLSEKYDSDGVWDPEKWHASLYPNSGRTSPVESFKKDLDSDRASLIRRIVDPRERVKEDDLDVVLSPQRRSFGGGCHVTAAVSSRRAGSPLEKENDGVRVIGGRRIGSGRIISSRNFDKDHRGGEKDLRDCRDARDRDRERDYKDKRFRREFGDSKRIFGERRRNDSYTEEEPEWFSAGPTSQSETIELTGFDDKILEEDHKGRKRTRRRTASLKEGIECNGGVAEEDEVQTVLVSETPADQEVPREAVLQEPAPGEFDFNEFFNLDKSVPGLASMIEDVLGEGSVSASRFSRWFSNPSRSGSRSSSLRSTPHEELERLAGLEQAILSPGQNSGNYFAPIPLEDHSENKVDILEMLQKAKVDLKPLLSSLSANKEKLRESTHSGVVLSVEEVEAGLKGLKVDQDGKIATPFMAEKMEEALNVAGSRQIKKDGDMTAFNKLVSSMKASGTLPSQPKVNQSLESHLMSPSEMPGQPLSKNILQELLGPPITRPASSNVLSGLIGGLEPTPSLLTQRAPSPPVPSVFPTRAASADYLCHRISSPIGFGQGSQQLLGDPFPGARKPMSPVAAQMSPLEIQQAAFEGLALPHDLAIQATNFYQHGFGKPQMDKSRDGYRNSRPQRMTKSPAPGHRGNASPPAPAASITSMLSPSFTPTSVIRKMYESKEKSKEEPVSGKMKVGDGKDENQRPNEGTKLPALQRSACSTPLAQANRCTKEQDYRPKSTGRKTPTMASPVPGGPFLRPVHQVPLVPHVPIVRPAHQLHPGLVQRMLAQGVHPQHLPLLQAGMLPPGVDLSHLQGISAPILGQPFYPLPTASHHILNPRSGTPLQLAMMQQQLQRSGTGAQGSPAGAQTTSQSVLSRTGLSHGHAQLDHRPSQRSGSPIGLAKWFGSDVLQQPLPSMPSKVISVDELEYRQ, encoded by the exons ATGGATAAAAGAGGAGGCgcaacagaaactgaaaatggtgatgctttcctggagctgaaCAGAGTTACAGTGAAATACCCACATCGCTACACAAAG GAGGAACTGCTGGATATTAAAGAGCGTCCCTACTCTAAGCAAAGACCTTcttgtctttctgaaaaatatgacAG tgATGGTGTCTGGGATCCAGAGAAGTGGCATGCATCTTTATATCCAAATTCAGGAAGAACTTCACCAgtggaaagctttaaaaaagatttGGATTCAGATCGGGCTTCTCTCATACGTAGGATAGTGG ATCCAAGAGAGCGAGTGAAAGAAGATGACTTGGATGTAGTCTTAAGTCCACAAAGGCGAAGCTTTGGAGGTGGCTGTCATGTAACTGCAGCTGTTAGCTCACGCCGAGCAGGGAGCCCATTGGAAAAGGAGAACGATGGTGTCCGTGTTATTGGTGGCCGTAGGATTGGCAGTGGAAGAATTATCTCTTCTCGTAACTTTGATAAAGACCACCGGGGTGGTGAAAAAGACCTACGTGATTGTAGAGATGCAAGAGACAGAGATCGTGAGAGGGACTACAAAGATAAACGCTTCAgg AGGGAGTTCGGTGACAGCAAACGTATCTTTGGGGAGCGACGAAGGAATGACTCTTACACTGAAGAGGAACCCGAGTGGTTCTCTGCTGGTCCCACAAGTCAGTCTGAGACCATTGAGCTCACAGGCTTTGATGATAAAATTCTGGAGGAAGATCACAAGGGGAGGAAACGTACAAGGCGACGCACAGCCTCACTGAAAGAAG ggaTAGAATGCAATGGTGGAGTGGCAGAGGAGGATGAAGTGCAAACTGTCCTTGTCAGCGAAACTCCAGCAGATCAAGAAGTTCCGAGGGAAGCAGTCTTACAAGAACCAGCTCCAGGAGAGTTTGACTTCAATGAGTTCTTTAACTTGGATAAAAGCGTTCCTGGTTTGGCTTCG ATGATCGAGGATGTCCTGGGGGAAGGCTCGGTGTCTGCCAGCAGGTTCAGCAGGTGGTTTTCTAATCCCAGTCGTTCTGGAAGTCGGTCAAGCAGCTTGAGATCTACGCCACATGAGGAACTGGAGAGGCTAGCAG gTCTAGAGCAAGCCATTCTCTCCCCTGGCCAGAACTCTGGAAACTACTTTGCTCCCATTCCATTGGAAGACCACTCTGAAAACAAAGTGGACATCCTAGAAATGCTACAGAAAGCCAAAGTGGACTTAAAACCTCTTCTCTCAAGTCTTTCAGCCAACAAGGAAAAGCTTAGAGAGAGCA CTCATTCAGGAGTTGTACTTTCAGTGGAAGAAGTTGAAGCTGGACTAAAAGGCCTGAAAGTGGATCAAGATGGAAAAATTGCTACTCCATTTATGGCTGAGAAAATGGAGGAAGCATTGAATGTTGCTGGCTCCAGACAGATCAAGAAAGATGGAGATATGACTGCATTTAACAAACTAGTCAGCAGCATGAAGGCAAGTGGGACGCTGCCTTCACAACCCAAAGTCAAT caGAGCCTTGAGAGCCACTTAATGTCACCTTCAGAGATGCCAGGCCAGCCTCTATCAAAGAATATTCTGCAG GAACTTCTTGGTCCACCCATTACCAGACCTGCTTCATCAAATGTTCTGAGTGGCCTGATAGGTGGTTTGGAACCTACACCCTCGTTGCTGACACAGAGAGCACCTTCGCCCCCAGTTCCATCAGTGTTCCCAACTCGAGCTGCTTCTGCAGATTACCTGTGCCACAGAATATCTTCACCGATTG GTTTCGGACAAGGTTCTCAGCAGTTGCTTGGTGATCCGTTTCCGGGCGCAAGGAAGCCCATGAGTCCAGTTGCTGCACAG ATGAGCCCCTTGGAAATACAGCAAGCAGCGTTTGAAGGGCTGGCGTTGCCGCATGATTTGGCCATACAGGCAACAAACTTCTATCAACATGGCTTTGGGAAGCCACAGATGGACAAAAGCAGAGACGGCTACAGAAACAG CAGGCCACAGCGCATGACGAAATCACCTGCACCAGGGCACAGAGGGAAtgcatctcctccagctcccgCAGCATCCATTACCAGCATG CTGTCTCCTTCCTTTACACCTACCTCGGTGATCCGCAAGATGTATGagagcaaggagaaaagcaaagaggaacCAGTTTCTGGGAAAATGAAAGTTGGCGATGGCAAAGATGAAAACCAGAGGCCAAATGAAG GTACCAAACTACCTGCACTGCAACGCTCTGCATGTTCCACACCTCTTGCCCAAGCAAATCGTTGCACCAAAGAGCAAGACTACAGGCCCAAATCAACTGGTAGAAAGACTCCTACAATGGCTTCCCCAGTACCTGGAGGCCCTTTTCTTCGTCCTGTTCATCAAGTACCCCTTGTTCCCCATGTACCAATTGTACGACCTGCTCATCAACTGCATCCAGGACTAGTCCAGAGAATGCTGGCACAGGGGGTTCATCCGCAACACCTTCCTCTACTGCAAGCAG GTATGCTTCCTCCTGGAGTGGACCTTTCTCACTTGCAGGGAATATCTGCTCCCATCCTTGGGCAGCCTTTCTACCCACTACCAACAGCCAGCCATCACATCCTGAATCCACGCTCTGGGACACCTTTGCAGCTAGCGATGATGCAGCAGCAACTACAACGATCAG GCACTGGAGCACAGGGATCACCTGCTGGTGCGCAGACCACTTCTCAGAGCGTGCTGTCTAGGACTGGATTATCTCACGGGCACGCACAGCTTGACCATCGCCCCAGCCAGAGGAGTGGCTCTCCCATCGGCCTTGCAAAGTGGTTTGGTTCAGATGTCTTGCAGCAGCCTCTCCCTTCCATGCCATCCAAAGTTATCAGTGTGGATGAACTGGAATACCGGCAGTGA